CTCGACGCTCTTGGCTTTCCGCACGACTTCCTCCTCGACGTAGATGGGGGCCCCGACCCGCAGGGCCAGGGCGATGGCGTCGGACGGGCGCGAGTCCACGGTGAGCTCGGATTTCCCGAGCTGGAGGTGGATCGCGGCGAAGAAGGTGTTGTCCCGGAGATCGTTGACCACGACCTTCAGCACCCGGACCTCCAGCGCCTCCAGGATGCTCTTGATCAGGTCGTGGGTCATCGGGCGAGGCGTCGTGATCTTCTCGAGCTCCAGGGCGATGGCGTTGGCTTCGAAGATCCCCACCCAGATGGGGAGTGACCGCTTTTCCTCCTCGTCCCGCAGGATGATGATGGGCATGTTCGACAGCGGGTCGAGGGCGAGCCCGCGGACTTTCATCTCAACAAACATAACCGGTCCTCCCCCTCACACCAACTCACCCCGGAGACTGTGGGGCATGGCCTGCGTGATCGTGACCCGCACCAGCTCACCGTACCGGTTGCGGCCCTGACCGTCGAAGTTCACCACCCGATTGCAGCGCGTCCGCCCGGAGAGCTCTCGGGGGTTCTTCTTCGAAACCCCGTCCACGAGGACCTCCAGCGTTCTGCCCTCCAGCGCCAGGTTCCGTTCGATGGCGACACGATTGGCGACCTGGAGGAGGC
The DNA window shown above is from Candidatus Rokuibacteriota bacterium and carries:
- a CDS encoding bifunctional nuclease family protein, encoding MFVEMKVRGLALDPLSNMPIIILRDEEEKRSLPIWVGIFEANAIALELEKITTPRPMTHDLIKSILEALEVRVLKVVVNDLRDNTFFAAIHLQLGKSELTVDSRPSDAIALALRVGAPIYVEEEVVRKAKSVEVVKEAEAVNPDDREKLKEWLENLKPEDFGKFNKM